One region of Oryza glaberrima chromosome 7, OglaRS2, whole genome shotgun sequence genomic DNA includes:
- the LOC127778964 gene encoding putative FBD-associated F-box protein At5g56690, with protein sequence MAALPKRKRKRKRGLGKAAGARKRAREQHPGVAKLRKQHGSTFEDRISELPDDLLITILGHLDTRSSAATSVLSRRWQHLWKSVPKLRFSQHDIVPQTELSRFLRAHEYVFFKPSLCSWKRRVRVNLDRRIRLTDMYRTRIFSSSLTGFLHKSNAGDKNNTKISSLFLSCTMEDRYVNLVDKLVSIAVCRGVEDLNLTTSFYYDGQRRSTTPYEFPLSLFTDGKGLSLTELKLCECTLNIPIGFDGFKSLVKLSLTRMPISEDMIHTLFENCLKLECFHLNHCWGANHLFAGPGANHLKIASHDLQLRDIMVNSCEQITHMELVAPKLHQFRYRGPSISMMLGSVPSIEHACLHYEDSRDGESVKYILGKLSQDFPLLTSLSIDFDTYELKNPVIPGGLPTAFKNLRSLMLRVTMHSNDDLAWATMLLEVAPALESFQIEFISNKKREHPGGVLWEPSDFEHHRLRQVKFYRFRMRQGDVALAGLLLARAPLLQTMSFFHGFVHNPPNWITQYVEAYHDWSTEQQSAITRRLEACNTFGARLEFRS encoded by the exons ATGGCGGCTCTACCGAAGCGAAAGCGAAAGCGTAAGCGCGGGTTAGGCAAAGCCGCGGGAGCACGAAAGAGGGCTCGCGAGCAGCACCCCGGTGTCGCCAAG CTACGAAAGCAGCATGGAAGCACATTCGAAGATAGGATAAGCGAACTACCTGATGACCTCTTGATCACAATTTTAGGTCACCTGGACACAAGATCATCAGCAGCAACAAGCGTGCTGTCAAGAAGGTGGCAACACTTGTGGAAGAGCGTCCCAAAGCTTCGATTCTCACAGCATGACATAGTGCCACAAACAGAGCTATCTCGTTTCTTGAGAGCCCACGAATACGTTTTCTTCAAGCCGTCATTGTGCTCATGGAAGCGGCGGGTGCGAGTTAATTTAGACCGTCGTATCAG GCTTACTGACATGTATAGAACACGCATATTCTCTAGCTCATTAACTGGCTTCCTACACAAATCAAATGCTGGCGACAAGAACAACACAAAAATCTCGAGCCTTTTCTTGTCTTGCACCATGGAGGATCGTTATGTCAACCTGGTTGACAAATTGGTCAGCATTGCAGTCTGCCGAGGAGTTGAAGATCTGAATCTGACAACGAGTTTTTATTACGATGGTCAAAGACGTAGCACCACTCCGTATGAATTCCCTTTATCCTTGTTCACTGACGGCAAGGGATTATCTCTAACAGAACTAAAACTTTGCGAGTGCACCCTCAATATTCCCATAGGATTCGATGGGTTCAAATCTTTGGTCAAGCTATCATTAACTCGAATGCCTATCTCTGAAGACATGATTCACACACTTTTTGAAAATTGTCTGAAACTGGAGTGCTTTCACCTCAACCATTGCTGGGGTGCTAACCATCTTTTCGCCGGGCCGGGTGCTAACCATCTCAAGATTGCATCACATGATTTGCAGCTCAGAGACATTATGGTAAACAGTTGCGAACAGATCACACACATGGAGCTTGTTGCACCTAAATTGCATCAGTTCAGATACAGAGGTCCATCCATATCAATGATGCTTGGCTCAGTGCCCTCCATTGAGCATGCCTGTCTACACTACGAAGATAGCAGGGATGGTGAATCTGTCAAGTACATTTTAGGAAAGTTGTCTCAAGACTTTCCCCTACTTACAAGCTTAAGCATAGATTTTGACACTTACGAGTTGAAG AATCCAGTAATTCCTGGAGGCCTTCCCACAGCATTTAAGAACCTGAGAAGTCTCATGCTGAGAGTGACAATGCACTCTAACGACGACCTTGCTTGGGCAACTATGCTGTTGGAGGTGGCACCTGCCCTCGAAAGTTTTCAGATAGAA TTCATTTCCAACAAGAAACGAGAGCACCCAGGCGGCGTGCTGTGGGAGCCATCAGACTTCGAGCACCATCGTCTGAGGCAGGTGAAGTTCTACCGCTTCAGGATGAGGCAGGGTGACGTTGCGTTGGCAGGGTTGCTTCTGGCGAGAGCCCCGTTGCTGCAGACCATGTCGTTTTTCCATGGATTTGTTCATAACCCTCCGAATTGGATCACTCAGTATGTGGAAGCCTACCATGACTGGAGCACCGAGCAGCAATCTGCCATCACTCGTCGGCTCGAAGCTTGCAACACTTTTGGTGCAAGATTGGAATTTCGGTCTTGA
- the LOC127778965 gene encoding putative FBD-associated F-box protein At5g56440 yields MAAPSNRKRKRRSAGAAGARKRARRHSVVKLRKQHESTCHDRISELPDDLLTTILGHLDTRTSAATSVLSRRWQHLWKSVPKLRFSQHDILPQTELSHFLRAHEYVFFKPSLCPWKRRVRANPERLIRLVGRYRTRIFLSLLTGYLHKSNAGDKNGTKISSLVLCCTMEDCYANLIDKLISIAICRGVEHLNLETYLYSANDQRPSPAPYKFPLSLFADGKGLSVTKLILAECTLSIPVGFAGFKSLVELSFTEMHISEDMIQTLIENCPNLECFRLRLCSGARHLKIASPHLQLREIMVKSCLQITHMELFAPKLQQFTYRGPCISMVLSSVPLMEHACLDYEGRRDGESVKYILGKLSQDFSLLTSLSIVLNTYRLKNPVIPEVVPTPFKNLKSLTLGAIMHCNDDIGWVTMLLEVAPVLESFQIELLTNEKREHPGGVLWEPSDNAHRHLRQVKFYRFRMRQADVALAGLLLARAPLLQTMTFSRGSVHRSPGQTAQYVEAAADWTAEQRSAITRRLETCNAFGARLEFRS; encoded by the exons ATGGCGGCTCCTTCGAATCGAAAGCGGAAGCGTAGGTCAGCCGGAGCCGCGGGAGCACGAAAGAGGGCTCGCAGGCACAGCGTCGTTAAG CTACGAAAACAGCATGAAAGCACATGCCACGATAGGATAAGTGAACTACCCGATGACCTCTTGACCACCATTTTGGGCCATTTGGACACAAGGACATCAGCTGCAACAAGTGTGCTCTCAAGAAGGTGGCAACACTTATGGAAAAGCGTCCCAAAGCTTCGATTCTCACAACATGACATATTGCCACAAACAGAACTATCTCATTTTCTGAGGGCCcatgaatatgtttttttcaaGCCATCGCTGTGCCCATGGAAGCGGCGGGTGCGAGCTAATCCAGAGCGCCTTatcag GCTAGTTGGCAGGTATAGAACACGTATATTCTTGAGTTTGTTAACTGGCTATCTACACAAATCAAATGCTGGTGACAAGAACGGCACAAAAATCTCAAGCCTTGTCTTGTGTTGCACCATGGAGGATTGTTATGCCAACTTGATTGACAAATTGATCAGCATTGCAATCTGCCGAGGAGTTGAACATCTGAATCTGGAAACATACTTGTATTCTGCTAATGATCAAAGACCTAGCCCAGCTCCGTACAAGTTTCCTTTATCCTTGTTCGCTGATGGTAAGGGATTATCTGTAACGAAACTCATACTTGCCGAGTGCACCCTCAGTATTCCTGTCGGCTTTGCTGGGTTCAAATCTCTGGTTGAGCTATCGTTTACTGAAATGCATATTTCTGAAGACATGATTCAGACACTTATTGAAAATTGCCCAAATCTGGAATGCTTCCGTCTTAGACTTTGCAGTGGTGCTAGACATCTCAAGATTGCATCGCCTCATTTGCAGCTCAGAGAAATCATGGTAAAGAGTTGCCTTCAGATTACACACATGGAGCTTTTTGCACCTAAGTTGCAGCAATTTACATACAGAGGGCCATGCATATCGATGGTTCTTTCCTCTGTGCCCTTGATGGAGCATGCGTGCCTGGATTACGAAGGTAGAAGGGACGGTGAATCTGTCAAGTATATTTTAGGGAAGTTGTCTCAAGACTTTTCCCTACTTACAAGCTTAAGCATTGTGCTTAACACTTATCGGTTGAAG AATCCAGTAATTCCAGAAGTTGTTCCCACGCCATTTAAGAACCTCAAAAGTCTCACGCTGGGTGCGATAATGCACTGTAACGATGACATTGGTTGGGTAACTATGCTGCTGGAGGTGGCACCTGTCCTTGAAAGTTTTCAGATAGAA CTTCTTACCAACGAGAAACGAGAACACCCAGGCGGCGTTCTGTGGGAGCCATCAGACAACGCGCACCGTCATCTGAGGCAGGTGAAGTTCTACCGCTTCAGGATGAGACAGGCTGATGTTGCGCTGGCAGGGTTGCTTCTGGCAAGAGCCCCATTGCTGCAGACCATGACGTTTTCCCGTGGATCTGTTCATCGCTctcccggtcagaccgctcaGTACGTtgaggccgccgccgactggaCCGCGGAGCAGCGATCTGCTATCACACGGCGGCTTGAGACATGCAATGCTTTTGGTGCAAGATTGGAATTCCGGTCATGA